A stretch of Sulfurimonas xiamenensis DNA encodes these proteins:
- a CDS encoding ArdC family protein, which produces MENNLNQTNNTNPARDRYNELVEKFISDLEQGVEPWKKSWNLKNGLPQSATTGGNYSGINLISLMSENQYNSNKWITAKQVEKLGGTIKEEELENAKDIFFLKNMKKIIEEVNQETGEVEEKEESYKILRSYKVYNTQQVEGINFQHEEPKSDNEKVQEIEEFLKSINPIVLRGEPAYSKQGDCIYMPHIGDFEDSENYYSTFFHELSHWTNHETRLERDKFLQKYKEKAYGVEELIAEMSSAFLCAEKGISMQTTQHSEYLDSWVKNIKENPYILFSASSQASKATTYLEKLSVNNIEQSQDKKQTKSKNKFARPKAS; this is translated from the coding sequence ATGGAGAACAACCTTAACCAAACCAATAACACAAATCCAGCAAGGGATAGATACAACGAGCTTGTCGAAAAGTTCATATCAGATTTAGAGCAAGGTGTAGAACCTTGGAAAAAATCATGGAACCTAAAAAATGGACTGCCACAGAGTGCTACAACAGGCGGTAACTATTCAGGTATAAATCTCATATCGCTAATGAGCGAAAATCAATATAATTCTAACAAATGGATTACAGCTAAACAAGTCGAAAAACTTGGCGGTACCATCAAAGAAGAGGAGCTTGAAAATGCCAAGGACATCTTCTTTTTAAAGAACATGAAAAAAATTATCGAAGAGGTCAATCAAGAAACAGGCGAAGTTGAAGAGAAAGAGGAGTCATATAAAATACTTAGAAGCTATAAGGTCTACAACACTCAACAAGTTGAGGGTATCAACTTTCAGCATGAAGAGCCGAAGTCCGATAACGAAAAAGTTCAAGAGATTGAAGAGTTCTTAAAATCCATCAATCCGATTGTTTTAAGAGGAGAACCAGCTTACAGCAAACAGGGAGATTGTATCTATATGCCTCATATTGGAGATTTTGAGGATAGTGAGAACTACTACAGCACTTTTTTCCACGAGTTGAGCCATTGGACGAACCATGAGACCCGCCTTGAGAGAGATAAATTCTTGCAAAAATACAAGGAAAAAGCTTATGGTGTTGAAGAACTAATCGCTGAGATGAGTTCTGCTTTTTTATGTGCGGAGAAAGGTATATCAATGCAGACCACCCAACACAGTGAGTATCTTGACTCATGGGTTAAAAATATTAAAGAGAATCCTTACATACTCTTCTCTGCTTCATCTCAAGCAAGTAAGGCAACAACTTATCTTGAAAAATTATCTGTCAATAACATTGAACAGAGCCAAGATAAAAAACAGACAAAGAGCAAGAACAAATTTGCCAGACCTAAAGCTTCATAA
- a CDS encoding tyrosine-type recombinase/integrase, producing MSNKLIKVPDTENLYYKNVKIIYDGKYGPREKTVKRYTLRFLNEDGKRKQEEIGDDLTIKKALQIQENKKKFIESIKSKTKRTRRTRQKQPIISIPQQEKKFSVQTINDLAQYYFNNNQDKKTINREKRTYEIYIKDVFGTQDAKNIKVSDVKLFYANLKEKLAIKTAGNIILMMKKYYNYAIKHHYYTGVNLVSEIEITHPDNTRTKYLTKEQIQELENDKRVLENEDIHLFVLLSTRTGSRAGSIMKATKFDVDLEKHTIKLHNFKKKVEDTKEYTAYFDDITRNALEKRFETCKTHEKIIKSTYASLRKKLQRILDDLFNYTDRDNEKELDSKGRVKSYKQLLYSKKGLRSDEAVSEEDLEVRAKRRKNRIVIHSIRHSFAYNFLKQEKSSIFKLKNLLNHSDIKMTLRYAHDDEDENKEIIKNMYK from the coding sequence ATGTCAAACAAGCTTATCAAAGTTCCCGATACAGAAAATTTGTACTATAAAAATGTCAAAATAATCTATGATGGTAAATATGGACCAAGAGAAAAAACTGTAAAGAGATATACGCTTCGATTTTTAAATGAGGATGGGAAAAGAAAACAAGAAGAGATAGGGGATGATTTAACGATAAAAAAAGCTTTGCAAATTCAAGAGAATAAGAAAAAATTTATTGAGTCTATCAAGTCAAAAACTAAGCGTACAAGAAGAACAAGACAAAAGCAACCTATTATATCTATTCCTCAACAAGAAAAAAAGTTTTCAGTTCAAACCATTAATGATTTAGCCCAATATTATTTTAATAACAATCAAGACAAAAAAACAATCAACAGAGAAAAAAGAACTTATGAAATATACATTAAAGATGTCTTCGGCACACAGGATGCTAAAAATATAAAAGTGTCTGATGTAAAACTTTTTTATGCAAATCTCAAAGAAAAATTAGCAATAAAAACGGCTGGTAATATTATTTTGATGATGAAAAAATATTACAACTATGCCATCAAGCATCATTATTATACTGGCGTTAATCTTGTAAGTGAAATTGAAATAACTCATCCTGATAATACGAGAACAAAATATCTTACTAAAGAGCAAATTCAAGAGCTTGAAAATGATAAAAGAGTATTGGAGAATGAAGATATACATCTTTTTGTATTGTTATCAACAAGAACAGGAAGTAGAGCTGGTTCAATCATGAAAGCTACCAAGTTTGACGTAGATTTGGAAAAACATACAATCAAATTGCATAATTTTAAAAAGAAAGTAGAGGACACAAAAGAGTACACTGCATACTTTGATGACATTACAAGAAATGCACTTGAAAAAAGGTTTGAAACTTGTAAAACACATGAAAAAATCATCAAATCAACATATGCATCATTACGGAAAAAATTGCAAAGAATTTTAGATGACCTCTTCAATTATACAGATAGAGATAATGAAAAGGAATTAGATAGTAAGGGTAGAGTGAAAAGTTATAAACAGTTACTTTATTCAAAAAAAGGTTTAAGAAGTGATGAGGCTGTTAGTGAAGAAGATTTAGAAGTAAGAGCAAAAAGACGAAAAAATAGAATAGTCATTCATTCTATTAGACACTCATTTGCTTATAATTTTTTAAAACAAGAAAAATCATCAATTTTTAAACTGAAAAATTTATTGAACCACAGTGATATAAAAATGACGCTCAGATACGCCCATGATGATGAAGATGAGAACAAAGAAATTATTAAAAATATGTATAAGTAA
- a CDS encoding tyrosine-type recombinase/integrase: MSKLVAVDLPKIKPKDKPYTLNDGNGLSLLIKTDGTKLWEFRYTSPTILKRRKSSLGKYPDVPLADARDKAKEYKKLIAQGIDPIEYKRETKQKILAEQKGVFDKVIDEWFVKQKKELAHSTYIRKVGQFENDVKPFFKGRLISTIKHPEIVKLLEMKAIKAPESASRLMQYLNNLWQFATMKGYCEFNIIANIHKKTILTPPKKKNYPKITDPQTLKELARAIYAYKGDYSTKNALKLVLHLPLRADNLVNLKWEYIDLDKRLLTIPRSLMKAKDENMPDFRMPLTPQVIEILQEQKLFTSGTFIFKTSGYADVPINPETPNRALQRMGFNDEAKGRKTRLHGFRGTFRSLADTYQSEHNVSYEAKERALDHLPKNAVERAYTHRADYIKELEMLMQWWSDYLDNLISDEVVR, translated from the coding sequence TTGTCTAAACTAGTAGCAGTTGATTTACCAAAGATAAAACCAAAAGATAAGCCCTACACCCTGAATGACGGGAACGGCTTATCATTACTCATCAAAACAGACGGTACAAAATTATGGGAATTTAGATATACAAGTCCTACGATTTTAAAAAGGCGAAAATCATCATTAGGTAAATATCCTGATGTACCTTTGGCGGATGCAAGAGACAAAGCAAAAGAATATAAAAAGCTTATCGCTCAAGGCATAGACCCGATAGAATACAAAAGAGAGACAAAACAAAAAATACTAGCAGAACAAAAAGGCGTATTTGACAAAGTGATAGATGAGTGGTTTGTCAAGCAAAAAAAAGAACTTGCACATAGTACCTACATCCGAAAGGTAGGACAGTTTGAAAATGATGTAAAGCCATTTTTTAAAGGCAGATTAATATCAACTATCAAACATCCCGAGATTGTTAAGCTGCTTGAGATGAAAGCTATAAAAGCCCCTGAAAGTGCAAGTAGGTTAATGCAGTATCTTAATAATTTATGGCAGTTTGCTACTATGAAAGGCTATTGCGAATTTAACATCATTGCAAATATTCATAAAAAAACTATCCTCACACCACCCAAAAAGAAAAACTATCCAAAGATAACAGACCCTCAAACGCTCAAGGAACTTGCAAGAGCGATTTATGCCTATAAAGGCGATTACAGCACAAAGAACGCTTTAAAATTAGTTTTACACTTACCTTTAAGAGCTGATAACTTAGTTAATCTCAAATGGGAATACATAGACCTTGATAAAAGACTTCTTACTATTCCACGCTCACTAATGAAAGCAAAAGATGAGAATATGCCAGACTTTAGAATGCCGCTCACGCCTCAAGTTATAGAGATACTACAAGAGCAGAAACTTTTTACAAGTGGTACATTTATATTTAAAACAAGCGGTTACGCTGATGTACCAATAAATCCCGAAACCCCGAACAGAGCATTACAAAGAATGGGTTTTAATGATGAAGCAAAAGGCAGAAAAACAAGATTACACGGTTTTAGAGGTACATTTAGAAGTTTGGCAGATACTTATCAATCAGAGCATAATGTTAGCTATGAAGCAAAAGAGAGAGCCTTAGACCATTTACCAAAAAATGCAGTAGAGAGAGCATATACACATAGAGCAGATTATATAAAAGAACTTGAAATGCTGATGCAATGGTGGAGTGATTATCTTGATAATTTGATTAGTGATGAGGTGGTAAGATGA
- a CDS encoding helix-turn-helix domain-containing protein yields MSDKCSQIEASKILGISRQSINNLIRRGKIHRYDNKAVSLDEIKDYINKTPELKKEKKAIIRLELTKQKHYEAWNLKNITTDDFTDFIIDKFFIFFSTYSDDEIIEKLSTISWLIYYYQHSYESIPAKKIKQKNNYKIGADTKTIKDATDEILKLLDDCFNEKSKQAKLITAIKDLQKNPYDYIYLPKDLQDIRITKINLAENLKLTILPKNSRLKRKNEKNPHFNKIDKILEALPFENINLSK; encoded by the coding sequence ATGAGTGATAAATGCTCACAAATAGAGGCATCTAAAATATTAGGCATATCAAGACAAAGCATAAACAATCTTATAAGAAGAGGCAAAATACATAGATACGATAATAAAGCGGTAAGCTTAGATGAAATAAAAGATTATATAAACAAAACTCCGGAATTAAAAAAAGAAAAAAAAGCTATTATAAGATTAGAATTAACAAAACAAAAGCACTATGAAGCGTGGAACTTAAAAAATATTACAACTGATGATTTTACAGATTTTATAATAGATAAATTTTTTATATTTTTTAGTACTTACAGCGATGATGAAATAATAGAAAAATTATCTACTATCAGTTGGTTAATTTACTATTATCAGCATTCATATGAGAGCATACCCGCCAAAAAAATAAAGCAAAAAAATAATTATAAAATCGGAGCAGATACAAAAACTATTAAAGATGCAACTGATGAAATTTTAAAATTGCTAGATGATTGTTTTAATGAAAAATCTAAACAAGCTAAATTAATAACAGCTATTAAAGATTTGCAAAAAAATCCCTATGATTATATTTATCTGCCGAAAGATTTGCAAGATATTAGAATAACAAAAATCAACCTAGCTGAAAATTTAAAATTGACAATACTTCCAAAAAATTCAAGATTAAAAAGAAAAAATGAAAAAAATCCTCACTTCAACAAAATAGACAAAATTTTAGAAGCACTGCCTTTTGAAAATATAAATTTATCAAAGTAA
- a CDS encoding helix-turn-helix transcriptional regulator, producing MEVKYLRAKAMASYLNIGLSTVWLYAKQGKLTPKKLSDRVTLFSVEEADKLINGFEVA from the coding sequence ATGGAAGTAAAATATCTAAGAGCCAAAGCAATGGCTTCATACTTAAATATCGGACTTAGTACCGTTTGGCTATACGCTAAACAAGGAAAGCTCACGCCAAAGAAGTTAAGCGACCGTGTGACACTTTTTAGTGTAGAAGAGGCAGATAAGCTTATCAATGGTTTTGAGGTAGCTTAA
- a CDS encoding SLC13 family permease produces MNSAYKIFTQFSFLSFFASLFAALLLAYTPEYGLSKEAVNTLFILIFAAGLWISEAIPAFAVSLLVVALEIVLLGFSDFDFSASNEWEIYLDPWSSPLIFLFLAGFIMALAASKTKIDVWLAKKVLFYVGNKPHNIITGLMAVTYFLSMFISNTATAAMMMTIIAPMLLSIKSSNPFSKATVLGVAVSANLGGMATIIGTPPNAIAVGILGQSAPSFIGWMGLALVPSLFIVIILRFLIVKLYPSNEEFINLQSIGEVEHLDSETKNSNTEILPGWKRVVTIVIFIITILLWLSGPLHHIPTTAISFLPIIGLTLFGIIDADDICKIRWDVIILIIGGLSLGFAISKSGLDAWFATLIETDGLSLFWIALIFSYFVVLVSNFMSNTAATNITLPIVVAIAATISASSSQFAVIAVALSASFAMSLPVSTPPNAIVFASNKVISRDFLIIGLVTALIGPPVVIGWLYFINTVF; encoded by the coding sequence ATGAATTCTGCTTATAAAATATTTACACAATTTTCATTTCTCTCATTTTTCGCCTCTTTATTTGCAGCACTTTTATTAGCATATACTCCTGAATATGGATTATCAAAAGAAGCAGTGAATACACTTTTTATACTTATCTTTGCAGCAGGACTTTGGATAAGCGAGGCAATACCGGCATTTGCGGTTTCGCTTTTGGTCGTAGCGCTAGAGATAGTTCTTTTAGGTTTTAGTGATTTTGATTTTTCAGCTTCAAATGAGTGGGAAATATACTTAGACCCCTGGTCTTCACCTTTGATTTTTCTTTTTTTAGCAGGTTTTATAATGGCATTAGCCGCCTCAAAAACAAAGATTGATGTATGGCTGGCAAAAAAAGTTCTATTTTATGTCGGAAACAAACCGCATAATATTATTACAGGTCTGATGGCAGTTACTTATTTTTTGTCTATGTTTATCTCAAATACTGCTACGGCTGCTATGATGATGACTATTATCGCTCCTATGCTGCTAAGTATAAAATCATCAAATCCATTTTCTAAAGCTACAGTTCTGGGAGTTGCCGTAAGTGCAAACCTTGGCGGGATGGCTACAATAATAGGAACACCTCCAAATGCAATAGCTGTCGGTATTTTGGGGCAGAGTGCTCCATCATTTATAGGATGGATGGGTCTGGCTTTGGTACCATCGTTATTTATCGTAATAATTCTTAGATTTTTGATAGTAAAACTTTATCCTTCAAATGAAGAGTTTATAAATCTACAAAGTATCGGTGAAGTTGAACATCTAGATAGTGAAACAAAAAATTCAAACACAGAGATACTTCCTGGCTGGAAAAGGGTAGTAACCATTGTGATTTTTATAATAACTATACTCTTATGGTTAAGCGGTCCATTACATCATATCCCAACTACAGCCATATCTTTTCTTCCTATAATAGGACTTACTCTTTTTGGAATAATAGACGCGGATGATATTTGTAAAATTCGATGGGATGTAATTATTTTAATCATAGGAGGACTTAGCCTTGGTTTTGCCATCTCAAAAAGTGGATTAGATGCATGGTTTGCAACGCTTATTGAAACTGATGGGCTCTCTCTATTTTGGATTGCATTGATATTTTCATACTTTGTGGTTTTAGTGTCAAATTTTATGAGTAATACAGCAGCTACCAATATAACTCTTCCGATAGTTGTAGCAATTGCCGCAACAATTTCTGCATCTTCATCCCAATTCGCTGTAATTGCAGTAGCTCTTAGTGCCTCTTTTGCTATGAGTCTGCCTGTTTCAACTCCTCCAAATGCCATAGTGTTTGCAAGTAATAAAGTTATTTCCAGAGACTTTTTAATTATTGGACTGGTAACAGCTCTTATTGGGCCTCCGGTGGTAATAGGTTGGCTCTATTTTATAAATACTGTTTTTTAA
- a CDS encoding ribose-phosphate pyrophosphokinase translates to MRGYKIFAGSASNQFAKEVCQILDVPLAKADVKKFSDGEISIQISESVRGRDVFIIQSTGAPSNDNLMELLIMTDALRRSSASSITAVVPYYGYARQDRKAAPRVPITARLVADMYEAAGIDRVVTIDLHAGQIQGFFNIPVDNLYGSVTFENYIKSKNLKNPVIASPDIGGVARARYFASRMGLDMVIVDKRREKANESEVMNIIGDVSGKDVIMIDDMVDTAGTMVKAATALKNKGASSVMACATHAVLSGKAYENIENGELDELIVTNTLESKPHDKIVVLTVAPLFAEVIRRVYHNESVNSLFA, encoded by the coding sequence ATGCGCGGTTATAAAATTTTCGCTGGTTCTGCCAGCAATCAATTTGCCAAAGAAGTTTGTCAAATTCTAGATGTCCCACTTGCAAAAGCTGATGTTAAAAAATTTAGTGATGGAGAGATCTCTATCCAAATATCAGAAAGTGTTCGCGGGCGTGATGTATTTATTATCCAGTCAACAGGAGCACCCTCAAATGATAATTTAATGGAGCTTCTAATTATGACAGATGCTCTTCGCAGATCAAGTGCTTCTAGTATTACAGCTGTTGTTCCATACTATGGATATGCAAGGCAAGACCGTAAAGCAGCTCCTCGTGTTCCAATTACTGCAAGACTTGTAGCTGACATGTATGAAGCTGCCGGGATAGACAGAGTTGTAACGATAGATTTGCATGCAGGGCAGATCCAAGGCTTTTTCAATATTCCTGTTGACAACCTTTACGGCTCTGTAACCTTTGAAAACTATATTAAAAGTAAAAATCTTAAAAATCCTGTTATAGCATCTCCTGATATCGGCGGTGTTGCAAGAGCAAGATATTTCGCCTCACGCATGGGACTTGATATGGTTATTGTTGATAAACGCCGTGAAAAAGCAAATGAGAGTGAAGTTATGAATATTATCGGTGATGTAAGCGGAAAAGATGTTATTATGATTGATGATATGGTAGATACTGCCGGAACTATGGTAAAAGCGGCAACTGCGCTTAAAAATAAAGGGGCTTCTTCTGTTATGGCGTGTGCTACGCATGCTGTTTTAAGCGGAAAAGCTTACGAAAATATAGAAAACGGTGAACTTGATGAGCTCATTGTTACAAATACATTAGAATCAAAACCGCACGATAAAATTGTAGTTTTAACGGTTGCACCTCTTTTTGCAGAAGTTATTCGCAGAGTTTATCATAACGAAAGCGTAAACTCATTATTTGCATAA
- the lepA gene encoding translation elongation factor 4, protein MKNIRNFSIIAHIDHGKSTLADRIIQECGSVTERELGKQMMDTMDIEKERGITIKAQSVRLDYVKDGEHYILNLIDTPGHVDFSYEVSKSLASSDGALLIVDAAQGVEAQTIANVYLAMENNLELIPVINKIDLPAADPIKVAEEIETSIGIDATDACLVSAKTGVGIRELIDAIVERVPAPVGDPDSPTKAIIYDSWFDPYLGALALVRVFDGEIKKNQVVKLMSNNEEHQVLDLMYPHPLKRQKTASIKSGEIGIVVLGLKDVSVVNVGDTITDAKKPTAEPVGKYEPAKPFVFAGLYPIDTDMFEELRDALDKLRLNDSSLSYEPETSIALGFGFRVGFLGMLHMEVIKERLEREFGLDLIATAPSVIYNVYLNNGDLVEVQNPSELPPINHIDRIEEPYIKATVITPSEYLGNVINLLISKRGTQDKMTYLNEDRVMLEYSLPMNEIVVGFYDTLKSISKGYASFDYEPIEFREGDLVKLDVKVAGEVVDALSVIVPRTSALTRGRALVKNMKELIPRQLFEVAVQASLGNQVIARETVKSMGKNVTAKCYGGDITRKRKLLEKQKAGKKRMKSIGKVQLPQEAFMSVLKMD, encoded by the coding sequence TTGAAAAATATTAGAAACTTTTCTATCATAGCGCATATTGACCACGGTAAAAGTACTTTAGCTGATCGTATCATTCAAGAGTGCGGCTCTGTAACCGAGAGGGAACTAGGCAAACAGATGATGGATACGATGGATATCGAAAAGGAGCGCGGTATTACCATAAAAGCTCAAAGTGTCAGGCTTGATTATGTTAAAGACGGTGAGCACTATATTTTAAATCTTATTGATACTCCGGGTCATGTTGATTTTTCTTATGAAGTTAGTAAGTCCTTGGCTTCAAGTGATGGTGCACTGCTTATCGTTGATGCAGCTCAAGGAGTTGAAGCTCAAACAATTGCAAATGTTTATCTTGCAATGGAAAATAACTTAGAACTTATTCCTGTTATAAACAAGATAGACCTTCCTGCAGCAGATCCCATAAAAGTAGCAGAAGAGATTGAAACAAGCATAGGAATAGATGCAACTGATGCTTGTTTAGTATCCGCAAAAACAGGAGTCGGTATCCGTGAGCTTATAGATGCTATAGTAGAACGAGTTCCGGCTCCTGTTGGAGACCCTGACTCTCCTACAAAAGCTATTATTTACGACTCCTGGTTTGATCCGTACCTTGGTGCATTGGCATTAGTGCGTGTGTTTGATGGAGAGATTAAAAAAAATCAAGTAGTAAAACTTATGAGCAACAACGAGGAGCATCAAGTTCTTGACTTAATGTATCCTCATCCATTAAAGAGACAAAAAACAGCTTCTATAAAAAGTGGCGAAATCGGCATAGTAGTTCTTGGCTTAAAAGATGTAAGCGTTGTAAATGTAGGTGATACTATTACCGATGCAAAAAAACCAACTGCAGAACCTGTAGGAAAGTATGAGCCGGCTAAACCGTTTGTATTTGCAGGTCTCTACCCTATTGATACGGATATGTTTGAAGAGCTTCGTGACGCATTAGACAAACTTCGTTTAAATGACAGCTCTCTCTCTTATGAGCCTGAAACCTCTATAGCTCTTGGTTTTGGATTTCGTGTCGGATTTTTGGGAATGCTTCATATGGAAGTTATCAAGGAGCGTCTTGAAAGAGAGTTTGGGCTTGATTTAATTGCTACTGCACCATCTGTTATTTATAATGTGTATCTAAACAACGGAGATTTGGTAGAGGTTCAAAATCCTTCGGAACTTCCGCCGATAAACCATATAGACAGAATAGAAGAGCCTTACATAAAAGCAACGGTAATAACACCAAGCGAATATCTTGGAAATGTTATAAACCTTCTTATATCCAAAAGAGGTACGCAGGATAAGATGACATATCTAAATGAAGATAGAGTTATGCTTGAGTATTCTCTTCCTATGAACGAGATAGTCGTCGGTTTTTACGATACTTTAAAATCTATCTCGAAAGGTTATGCTTCATTTGACTATGAGCCGATAGAGTTTAGAGAGGGTGACCTTGTAAAACTAGATGTTAAAGTAGCCGGTGAGGTTGTTGATGCATTAAGCGTTATAGTGCCTCGCACATCGGCTTTAACTCGCGGTCGAGCTTTGGTTAAAAACATGAAAGAGCTTATCCCTCGTCAGTTGTTTGAAGTAGCTGTTCAAGCATCTTTGGGCAATCAGGTTATAGCTCGTGAAACAGTAAAATCAATGGGCAAAAATGTTACTGCAAAGTGTTACGGCGGTGACATTACCCGCAAGAGAAAACTGCTTGAAAAACAAAAAGCCGGCAAAAAAAGAATGAAATCTATCGGGAAAGTACAGCTTCCTCAAGAAGCGTTTATGTCCGTATTGAAGATGGACTAA
- a CDS encoding ComF family protein — translation MCENLSLSHICNNCQNKFLSPSIYKRKILNNIEVISFYKYSDIKDLLHTKHTDLGYYVYSILAKNSLKKFAAAFDYPGIVTSIAIDDYVQNGYSHTAILNKSLKSKSIKPFFNKLRAKNKISYSGKSREFRILNSRDFELKKFKEKELILVDDIVTTGSTFTQAVQIMQKNQKKVLFCLALADASTK, via the coding sequence ATGTGCGAGAACTTATCACTCTCGCATATCTGCAATAATTGCCAAAACAAATTTTTATCTCCTTCTATCTACAAAAGAAAAATTCTTAACAATATAGAAGTTATCTCTTTTTACAAATACAGCGATATAAAAGATTTGCTTCATACAAAACATACCGATTTAGGCTATTATGTTTACTCCATACTTGCAAAAAATTCTCTAAAAAAATTTGCTGCTGCATTTGACTATCCCGGTATAGTAACTTCAATAGCCATTGATGATTATGTGCAAAACGGTTACTCTCATACAGCAATATTAAATAAATCATTAAAAAGCAAAAGCATAAAGCCGTTTTTTAATAAACTAAGAGCAAAAAACAAAATCTCCTATTCCGGAAAAAGCAGAGAATTTAGAATTTTAAATTCAAGAGATTTTGAACTAAAAAAATTTAAAGAAAAAGAGTTGATTTTAGTAGATGATATAGTCACAACAGGTTCTACTTTTACACAGGCCGTCCAGATTATGCAAAAAAATCAAAAAAAAGTCCTGTTTTGTCTCGCTTTAGCAGATGCAAGTACAAAATAA